A window from uncultured Desulfobacter sp. encodes these proteins:
- a CDS encoding TatD family hydrolase produces MKIIEPHIHMIARTTQDYERMARMHTVACCEPAFWAGYDRTSARAFHDYFTHISEFEPTRAAQYNIDHYCYICMNPKEAENIGLAREVISFVPEFLDRPTVLGVGEIGLNKNTRNEMTVFEEQVELAVQRDLLMWIHTPHLDDKYKGTKMMVDYLNGHKGVDPGKVAFDHCEEHTIKMILDSGFWGSMTIYPMTKNSPSRVVDSVEIFGLERLMADASGDWGPSDPKTLHDAVFEMKKRGHRDQDVETLFYNNPCYFLNQCSKFKPKPDLEKSVAWAHG; encoded by the coding sequence ATGAAAATAATAGAACCGCATATTCATATGATTGCAAGGACAACCCAGGATTATGAACGCATGGCAAGAATGCACACGGTTGCCTGCTGTGAGCCGGCATTCTGGGCCGGGTATGACAGGACGTCCGCCAGGGCCTTCCATGATTATTTTACCCATATTTCAGAATTTGAGCCCACCCGGGCGGCCCAATATAACATTGACCACTATTGTTATATCTGCATGAATCCTAAAGAGGCGGAAAACATCGGCCTTGCCCGGGAGGTGATTTCATTTGTTCCGGAGTTTCTGGACAGACCCACGGTACTCGGGGTCGGTGAGATCGGCCTCAACAAGAATACCCGGAATGAGATGACGGTCTTTGAAGAGCAGGTGGAGTTGGCTGTGCAAAGAGATCTTCTCATGTGGATCCATACGCCCCACCTTGACGATAAATACAAAGGGACAAAAATGATGGTGGATTACCTCAACGGGCACAAAGGGGTCGACCCCGGGAAGGTGGCCTTTGACCATTGTGAAGAGCACACCATCAAAATGATTCTGGACTCAGGGTTCTGGGGCTCAATGACCATTTATCCCATGACGAAGAATTCTCCGTCCAGGGTGGTTGATTCAGTTGAAATTTTTGGTCTTGAACGGCTGATGGCTGACGCATCGGGTGACTGGGGGCCGTCAGATCCTAAAACACTGCATGATGCCGTATTTGAAATGAAGAAAAGGGGGCATCGGGATCAGGATGTGGAAACGCTTTTTTACAACAATCCCTGCTATTTTTTAAATCAGTGTTCCAAATTCAAGCCAAAACCTGATCTGGAAAAGTCCGTTGCCTGGGCACATGGATAG
- a CDS encoding YdjY domain-containing protein: protein MNPVASEKRVEGNLVPSPKSMANPAPPPNISMPEIVKLDENRFQVGSIVVDRTGPSISINGKVNMASGMIEYIACTAYGKLHESVLVLDAEPYHIQVALLLLGLKPGDRPIDFQGASQKPCGAPVRIIISWQAEGKTHEYPLETVLFYNKLQHVMETTDWVFTGSKFLNGEYQAQVEGSIIAVYHDPVAIIDHRSDTGTDDTLYQVNHLVVPPVGTPVVVKIYPVSDPAVIDRTRCEN, encoded by the coding sequence ATGAATCCTGTCGCTTCGGAAAAAAGAGTTGAAGGCAACCTTGTCCCCAGTCCCAAGTCGATGGCCAATCCCGCCCCGCCGCCCAACATTTCCATGCCTGAAATTGTAAAGTTAGATGAAAATCGTTTTCAGGTAGGGTCGATCGTCGTGGACAGGACGGGTCCGTCCATCAGTATCAACGGCAAAGTAAATATGGCCTCGGGCATGATTGAATATATTGCATGCACGGCATACGGCAAGCTGCATGAAAGCGTTTTGGTCCTGGACGCCGAACCCTACCATATACAGGTCGCGTTACTGTTGCTGGGTCTGAAGCCGGGGGATCGTCCCATTGATTTTCAGGGGGCTTCCCAGAAACCATGCGGGGCTCCGGTCAGGATTATTATCTCATGGCAGGCAGAAGGTAAAACCCATGAATATCCCCTGGAAACCGTATTGTTTTACAACAAGTTGCAGCATGTCATGGAGACGACGGACTGGGTATTTACAGGTTCGAAATTCCTGAACGGGGAATACCAGGCACAGGTTGAAGGATCAATTATTGCTGTTTACCATGATCCGGTTGCGATCATAGACCACCGAAGTGATACGGGAACCGACGATACGCTTTACCAGGTGAATCATTTGGTGGTGCCGCCTGTGGGTACACCGGTTGTCGTTAAGATTTACCCGGTGAGTGATCCGGCTGTGATTGACCGAACCCGGTGTGAAAATTAG
- a CDS encoding cupin domain-containing protein, translated as MKKKAIVRYTEDTNAVPCPYGDVKRVITGGEGSANVHIVSVTKGKEHVHRAYEETYYVLSGTGTICLDGETWEIRPGAVVYIPAQMPHSLESTSPDPLVFIIFGTPPMSIDDDRARPRSKQ; from the coding sequence ATGAAAAAAAAAGCCATTGTCCGTTATACCGAAGACACCAACGCCGTTCCGTGCCCTTATGGTGATGTCAAACGAGTGATTACCGGCGGGGAAGGCAGCGCCAATGTCCATATCGTCAGTGTTACAAAGGGAAAAGAACACGTTCACCGGGCCTATGAGGAAACATATTATGTTTTATCCGGGACGGGAACCATCTGCCTTGACGGCGAGACCTGGGAGATCCGGCCGGGGGCCGTCGTCTACATACCGGCACAAATGCCCCATTCTCTTGAATCAACCTCCCCGGACCCGCTCGTATTTATTATATTCGGCACCCCGCCCATGTCCATTGACGACGACCGGGCCCGCCCCAGATCAAAACAGTAA